The following is a genomic window from Zalophus californianus isolate mZalCal1 chromosome 10, mZalCal1.pri.v2, whole genome shotgun sequence.
CACTCAgggtgggcttcctggaggaggggctctCAACCCCGCAGTCTAAGAATGGCGGGGGGGATGATGATAGGATGGGTCTCCTTCCCTGCTGTCCCCGggccccgctgcccctcccctcacctcagCCTCCTGCTCAGCCTCTTCCAGCTCAGCCTGCAGCCAGCCCAGCGCACAGTGGGGGCTCCAGCGATGCATGCTCTCCTCTGAAGGCCACAGAGGGACAGAGTAAATAGCTCCTGCCTTCAGGGCCCATCGCCCCGGACAGACAGGCCAGAGCCCCAGGGCCCAATCCTGCACAGACCCCTTGTGtgactctctgcttctctttggaGCCTCAGGGTCCCGCCCATGGGGTCAGTTTGTGAaccgcgcccccccccaccccggggctctGCCCCAGTCCTAGTgcaaaagaggaaacagaggctttgCCCCCTAGAGCACCCGGGGCCACTTTTCTTCCCCTACTCAGAGCCCCCTTCTGGCCTTTCCAACCCAGTTCTACTCAGGGACTGCTCACTTCCCCAACTCAGTTTTCCAGGAGCAGCACCCCGAAGACTTGCCCAGGGAAGAGGTCTGCCCCAGTCCTGCCCTTCAGAGCCTCGCCCTTCCCAAGGCCAGCCGGCCAGAAGGCCGACTGCGCCCACCGCAGGCACTTctcccaggtgtccctcaccCAGTCGCTGTAGCTTGTCCGCACAGCTCTCGGCCACCTCTCGAAGCTCCTGGTACTTGATGGCCAGGGCAGCCCGGCCCATCTCCAGGCGGGGCCGCAGTGCCAGGTTCTCCTTGGCTAGCGCGTAGTTGGAGGCCAGGCATGCCTCGCGCTCCAGCTGCAGACCCTGGAACTGCCAGAACAGACAGAAGAGCCCAGAGGCCCACTCAGCGCATCTGCCCAGGTCCCCCtactgccccacccccgcccagggcAACAGGGCCCAAGGGCCAAGCCCTAGGCACCTCTGTCTTCAGGATGTCGGGCTAACAGGTGGAGGGACTGCAAGAGGCCTAGTCGGGGCTTTGCCTTGagctccctctctgggcctcagtttccttttataCAAAGTGAGCGGAAAATATCTACCTTATGGGGTTGTTGTGAGCCCAAGTGAGGAAAACGATGACCGCCTCCACAAATgttagttaatttttaatttttcaattaatatGTCTGCTCAGGTCCCTAAGGAGTCCCCCGCCCTCCTCTGTCCCATTTTCCATGCATGGGCAGCTTCCCTCTCATTCCAGGCCTTTGTCTGCTTCCTCTTCAGGTGTGTGTGCCGAAAACACTCCCCCCTGCTCTTACTCTCCAGAGTGATGTCTTCACCCTGTCCCCGCGTGGTACCCCCCTCAAGACACCCTCTCTTCCTTTtgcacccctcctcctgccctccagtGGAATCCCCACACCCCAGGGAATAcacacccccttctcctccctgatccccagcacctgctcccagcttttccttctcttgcaGAAAGCAGACCCCCTTTCTCTCCCAGCTCCCGGAGAATGCTTCTTCCTTCTGTTTGTCGGAGGGCCaagcccccctccctgcccctggagaACGCACTACCCTCCATCTGTCCCCTATAGGATGCACATGCCCCTCCTGTCTGCCTCCCTCCAACAGACACTTTCCCTTTCTGCCCCCCACAGACAAGCAGCCCGGGCCTATCTCCGGTGAAATATACAACTTTCTCTTATGGTGGCCTACGGAAAACCCGCCTCAGCTTCCAGTACGCCTCCCCAACGGAAGCCCCAAAGCCCCCTCCGGCACCCCTAGAATGCGGTCGTCCCCCCAGAGGTCCCCCCCCAGGTGTCAAACAGGCCCCTAGCTCTCCCCTATGGAAGGCGCCTCCCCTTTCTGGCCCTACAGAACGTGGGTGTGCGAGACAGGGCCCCCCACAACACAGCCACCCCCTGTCCCCGGAACACACCTCCCCGGAGCATCCGCTGGAGGACACGCCTCGCGGCCATCCCGGGGGTGCACGGGCGCCTCCCTGGGTCTCCGGCGCCCCACCCGCCCCAGGCCGGCTCcgggcgccccctcccccgggggCGGCTCCGCGAGGCCCACTCGGACGTGCCAGGTTCCCGCGGCCCCGCGGCCCGGCCCGCGCGGCCCTTCGGTCGGTCAGCAGGTCCGGCAGGCCGCGGCCCgtcccccgcgccccccgcccgcgccccccgcgcTACCTTCCTGCTGAGCCGCACGATCCGGTCCAGCTTGGGCTCGTCCTGAAGCAGGTCCCGGAGCTGCCCGGTGCTGAGGATCCCAAAGCGCCCCGGGCTGCCGGGCTCCGGCCCCGCCCGCGCCGCCCGGGCCCGGTACATGCCGCCCGCCCGCGCCCCCAGCTCGGCTGCTGGCTCGGCCCGCTCGGCCCGCTCCGCCCCGGCTCCGCTCCGCTCCGCTCCGGCTCCGGGATCCGGCTCTGGCTCCCGCCGCGCGCGGCGCTCCGCCGCCAGAGGGCGCCCCGCCCGCTCTTAAAGGGGCCGCGGCgctgaggctgggggtggggcgggagggggcgggccgCACCCGTGGCCGCCCCGGCGGAGCCGCGCCTCCCGCACCCGCGAGCTCGCGGCAAAGCCGTCCTCCTGCCGCCAGGCGGGTACCGGAGGCGGTCTCTCTCCGCACCCCTTCTCCGGCCGTCATTcaccacgccccccacccccaggcgcGGAAGCTCCCACCCCAGGCGTTTACAGTTCGCAGGGCTATTTCACATTCCTCCCTTGGATTCGCACAACAATTTCCCGAGTCTGGCTGGGCGCCAGGAGCTTCTGCCCTGTTGCTAACTCGGGCAAGTCATTTACCTCCCCAAGACTCAGtgttctcttctgtaaaatggggcgaTGACGCACCAGCTGAGGTTTCGAGCTGGTGAATGCGGAGTGTCTTACCTGTAGCAAGTGAATACCTAATGTGAGTGATTGTCGTattagagatggggaaacagatGCACACAGATGATGTCATCTCCCCAAAGTCACATTACAGGTGAATGAGAGACAGTCTCAGCTCTTCCTGTCTGTGCAGTGTGCACAGAGCACGTGGTGCCTCTCTGTGCCGGGCCCTGGGCTAGGCTCTGTGAGggcatggtctctgccctcagagagctCGGGGATTGAGGCCGAGTCACATTCTCAGCTTCCTTTAGTACGAGAGAGAACGGCAGGTGTCACCACATGGTGTCTTCCTTTGTGATTCCCACGTGATGCCAGAGGATGTCGTGTACCTTATCTTCAAGAACAGGCTTGGCCAGTGCCCTTGTCAGGAAAGACACTGAGAGATAAGTCCCTTGTCTAAAATCAAGCGGTGGTGACAGCTTGCTCCACCTCACTGCACTGAGAAAGCACAGGGGTGGGACCAGGACAATCAGAAAGCctcatgggggtggggctggggaggagaccccagaagaggtgatatttgagctgggttttgagggatgaataggagttctgaagctgtagagaaaaataatgaaccCAGAGAGAAGTTCATCAGCCAAGGATTCTCCCAATCCAGCCAGATCACACCGGGCATGGTAGAGATATGTGAGAAGGAGAAACGAAACGGGCTGTCCGTTGGAGAGTTGCCCGATGGAGTCGAGCAGGACAGGCTTATTGACAGACAGTGACGACAATTTTCCTTCCACATTTTTATGATAACTGAAATTTGGTTTTCCCCTTTAAGACTCAGCTGGAAGaccaccacctccaggaagccctctctccctccccaggctgggtTGTGTGCCCGTCTCTTCTGGGTTCCTACAGTGCCTGCTGTCCCTCCACCCTGGTCCTGACCATTATCAAGAGCACCTCTGCACTTCCCAATTTCCTGGCTACGATCTCCCTGGTTCTGCTCTGCCTCCTCAGGACCCACCATTTCCACTAAGCTTCCAGAGTTCTCCTAGACACTCCCTGCTACCTGGCCCTCCTTTGGCCCCTTCCTACTCTGGGCTTCAGGACTTCTTCACTCTGGGAAGGCGCCGGTTAGATCTGATGGGAGACGCCTGTCTCAGCTCATCCCCTCTGTCTTGCCGCCCCCCCCCCTTGTTCAGTGGACCCTCTGTTGAATGCCGCACAACAACGCATCCCGTAAACCTTCCCACGCCAGACCCTCGCACCCACTCCTGCCCCTCTCAAGAGAGAACTCTGCTGCCCATCCCATGGAGAAGCTTCTGCCAACTTTCTGCCTCacctctttgggtttttttctgcatctgccctggtgcccttccttcccccctgTGCCCCTCGTTCCAGAGCCAAACCCAGGTACCTTTGCTATGGGTCTCACCCTCACCTGCCTCCCCCGAGATGCCTTGACCCAATCTAGTAGttatgtctctctttctctggctctttTGCCTTTAATCTCTACCTTTAGACTGGCACCTTCCTTTCGTCACCACCCCCAATATTTTCAAGTAACTTGTGATGGACTGAATACTtgtgtccccccctcccccccgccaatTCCTATGTCAaggtcctaacccccagtgtgatggttaTTTAGAGGTGGGCCTTTAGGAGGTGAGTGGTTTTCGATAAGGTCATGAGACTGgggccccatgatgggattagtgtccttaacaaggaggggaggagagacgagagttctttctctctccatcgtgtgaggacacaatgagaggGTGGCtctctgcaaaccaggaagagggctctcaccagaagcCCCATCTGCTGGGACTTtgctcttggacttcccagcctccagaattatgagaaagaaaagtctcttgtttaagccactcggTCTGCGGTATTTTGTTTCGGCGGCCCGGGCGGATGAAGACATCCCCTGTACCCTGCCCTGCCCATTTCCTCACCCTCCTTACTCCTTGGCTCAGTCTGACTTCACCCCCTCTCTCACCACTTCGAGGGCACTGCTCAAAGCCAAGGTCATTGGCCACTTCCTGACTGCCAGGGCTGCTCTTTTTCATATTCCCCGCCAGTGACCACCATCTCGTTCTTGACCACACTGCGGTCAGAGCCCAGACATTTCATTGCCATCAGGttggtgaaaattaaaaagtcagataacatcaaatattggtgaggatgggAAGCAACAGGAATGCTTATGCCCtgaaggtgggagagagaagcgATTCTTCACTCCAGAGAGTGATTTGACAAGCTCGCCATTCAAAGACCCCCCCCCGCCACATCACCCAGCTCTTCCCCTCTGTCCACAGCCTAAACCCTAGAAAACTGTGACTATGTTACCTTACaaggcaaaaggaactttgcagacgtgattaaattaagggtcttgagatgggggtgggggggttgtccTGGATCATCCGAGTGAgccaatgtaatcacaaaggtcctgATTAAAGGGAGGCAGCAGGGTCAGAATCAAAAGAGTTGTGGCAGTGAAGTAGAGGGCTAGAGTCAGAGAGAAGCTTGAAGACACTGTGTTGGTGGttttgaagaggaagaaaggagcctcaagataaagaacagaggcagcctctagaagccagaaaagggaaggaaatgcaCCCTCCCCTCAAGACTCTGGAGGGAGTGTgaccctgccgacaccttgactTCAGCCCAGGGAAACCCATCTTGAACTTGTGACGTCCAGACCTGTAAGGTAACAAATTTGCAGGGTTTCAAGGCACGGATTTggtcatttgttatagcagcgataggaaactaatacaaactCGCAGGAATTTTTGGTCTCTTAGACTAGGAGCCAAGAACGGGAGTGTTCATAGTGGCTCTACTTGTAATaatagaaaactggaaacaacccaaatgtccaacccCCGGAGAGTGGCAAAGGAGCCGAGGAACCTTCACACACACAGTCAGTCCTTTGTACTAAACACCAACAGACATGAGCAAATTATAGCTACACATGTCTatttggatgaatctcacaaacaacACTGAACGAGAAGAGGCAGCCTCAGTGTAGTGCTGTTTATACAAAGTTTAGAAACATGCAAAACTATAGTTCCTATTGCTTGGAGATATGTACAAAGTAAAAGTGGGGACAAGAAATACCAAATTCAGGAGCATGGCTGTCTGGCAAAAAGAGGATGgaggggaggcgcctgggtggctcagtcggttgaacatctgccttcaactcaggtcgtgatcccagggtcctgggatcgagctccgcatcgggctccctgctcactggggagtctgcttctccctctgcccttcccccaactcacgCCCGCTCAtgcccgctcatgctctctctctcttaagtaaataaaaaaaaaatcctaaaaaaaaaaaaggaaaaaggagggaggaTGGAATCAGGGAGGAGACCAAAGGAAGTTCAATAGCATTGAGTGACAGTTTGATTTCTTAAGCCAGTGGGGCTACACAgtattattctttatatttttagtaaagTCTGAAaactttcatataaaattaataatttttagggTCTATTTTTAGacttggagtcagacagacctggatccCTTTCTGAGCTCCGCCACTCCTTGTGTGACCAAGAGTAAATTCCTTAATTCCTTGAGCCTCAATTATATTATCTGTAAATTGAGTAGTTGAAGGATGTGAGCTGATATGTGTCTTGCATGATGCCTGACATCTACTCGGTGCTCCAAAAACAACAGCTGTgatgtgtttctctctctggaaaCGCTCCCTCGGTTTTAATTTATGGAGTACCTACTATCTGTCAGGGACTTCCAGGGGCTGACCATACTAAGGGGACACTTCATCTTCATGGTTCTGCTCCCTGGTTCAGTGTTTAAATTCATTCTTCTCCAAAAACCCACTTGCtaccctctttaaaaaaacaacaacacaaaacaacaaaacaaaacaaaaaacagctctattgagttataattcacatgccatacaattcAACAATTTAAATTGTATGATTCGGTGATTTGGGGTACATCAGCACAGTCAATTTTAgtacatttccatcaccccagaaagaaactctgtacccattagcaatcactccccattcctgccccaatcgagatcacaacccaagccaaaagcaagagtcagtcgctcaaccaaccgggccacccaggcgcccctggcttctttcatttaacataatgttttcaagattcattcacactgaggacgcctgggtggctcagacagttaagcctctgccttcagctcaaggcatgatcccggggttctgggatcgagccccacttctggctcccggctcatcagtgggggtctgcttctctctctaaccctcgtttgtgctctctctcacacttacacactctctctctctctctcaaatgaataaataaaacctttttaaaaaaattcattcacattGTAGCATTTATTACTACACGAGTCCTTCTGATTTTGCGGGGagggtaaaatatacataacataaaatttaccattttaatcatttttaagtatacaccTTGTGACactaagcacattcacattgctCATTGACCATCAcaaccatccatctccagaatttgttaatcttcccaaacagaaactctatatacattaaatactaactccccatttccccctccgcCTAGCCCTTGACATCCACCATTCTATCCTCTGTCTCCGTGAATCTGACTCCTCTAGGGAccttgtataagtggaatcatgcagtatttgtccttttgtgactagtttatttcactgagcataagatcttcaagattcatccatgttgtagcaggtgacAGGATTTTCATCCTTCTTAAGGCTAAAATAATTTTCCGTTGTCTGTGTATACCacgatttatttatccatccatcgtTGATGAACACGGGGGCTGTTtgcactttttggctattatgaataatgccgcTACAAACATTCACACACAAGTTTTTAGGTGACCTGTGttttttctcttggttatataCCAATGAGTGAGTGTATGATAACTTCATGTTTCACCTTGTTGAGGAAAGGCCAGACCATTTGCCAAAGCAGCCTCACCATCCTACACTTACACCAACAATGGATGAGGATTCCAACTTCTTCACCAACACTGTATTGTCTATCTTTCTTAGTATAGCTATCCTAGTGGATATGAAGTGGGATCtcgtgattttgatttgcatttgtctgatgactaatgatgttgaacatcttttcatgtactgttggtcatttttttaaagtttatttaagtaatctctacacccatcatggggctcgaacttatgaccccaagatcaagagtcacattttCCACCGACaaagccagcctggtgccccactattggtcatttttatatcttctttggagaaatgtctattcaaatcctttgcccattttttaattgggtatttgcctttttattgttgagttgcaagagttctttatacattctggaaactggtcttttatcagatatacagTTGtacttttctcccattctgtaggttgtcttttcccACTTTTGATGATGTCCTTTGGAGCACAAAAGTTGTTATTTTGATGACATCCAGtgtatctgttttttcttttgttgcgtATGCTTTGGcatcatatttaagaaaccatttcCTAAttcaagatcatgaagatttacccttttttttaatatggtttcttttttttttaagattttatttatttatttatttatttgagagagagaaagagcatgagaagggggagggtcagagggagaagtagactccctgctgagcagggagctcgatgtgggattcgatccccggactccgggatcatgacctgagccgaaggcagtcgctgaaccaactgagccacccaggcgcccaagatttaccctttttttaaaaaagattttatttatttatttgagagagagagcacgagcaaggcgGAGGGGtgtagggagagggagcagattcccaactgaacagggagctggacatggggctttatcccaggaccttgagatcatgacctgagccagaggcagatgcttaaccgaatgagccacccaggtgccccatgaagatttacccttatgttttcttctaagagttttataattttagatctTCCATTTAGGtaatgatccattttgagttaatttttgtacatggtgtgaggtagggatccatCGCCATGCTTTTGCATgaggatatccagttgtcccagcacatACATACACCCCACTTTTAAAATCCGGACCTCAGGGAAACAGAAATAGACTAACTCTAATTctttacacatatacacactctcATCTTTGATCCATATGTGGcctgcttttatttcatttgtggATTTATTAATGCGAACACCAGTGAATCTACCACCCAACCCCAGAACTAGGACCTCACCAATATTCTACATCTGGGTGCTCCTACCTTGCCTGCCCGTACCCAAAGGAACCTCACTGCTGAATTTGGGATTTCTCACTCCCTCgcttttttagaaaataactttattgaggtgtaactCCTGCACAATAAGCtgtacgtattttttttttttttagattttatttattcatttgacagagaaagacacagcgagagagggaacacaagcagagggagtgggagagggagaagcaggcctcctccgttgagcaaggagccggatgtcgggctcgatcccaggaccccgggaccatgacccgagccgaagacagacgcccaacgactgagccaccctggcaccccagtAAGCTGTAcatatttcaagtgtacaatttgggggtgcctgggtggcgcagttggttaagcgtccaactcttggtttcggctcaggtcatgatctcagggtcatgagattgaaccctgagTCAGGCGCCacgctcagcggggtgtctgcttcggattctctctcccactccctctgcccctcctgcttgtgctctctctctcaaataaatctataaatttagaaaaatttaaagtgtacaatttgatgagtttgggtTTGCAAAAACATTATCAAAATCGAGGCAATGAACATATCTAACACCCCCAAAAGTTCATTTATGCTCTTTTGTgatttctcccttccctcagccccatCCCCAGATAACCCCTAATCTACTCTCTGACACTACAGATTAGTCTGTGTTTTCCAGaatcttatataaatggaatcgtatgGCGTAcactattttgtgtgtgtgtggcttcttCCACTCATAATAGTTATTTTCATACTAATAGATTCTGTTGCCTTTAtcaacagttttgtttctttttattgcagtTCGGGGTTTCCCTGTGTGgacataccacaatttgtttatctattcttccgctgatgggcatttaggttgtttccagtttgaggcttTTACAAGTAAAGCTGCTCTGAACGTTTGTGTACAAGTCTCTGTATGGacatattcctttatttctcttggttGAATACGTAGGAGTGAAATGATGGGGTCAGATGGTAGGTGCgtgtgtttaacattttaagaaaactcCAATTTTCCAAACTGTGTTAATattccttcccccccacccccaccagcgcAGGGAATGAGTTCCAATCACTCCACATGCTTACCAATGCTTTatatggtcagtctttttcattttagccattctaacaagtgtgtcGTTCCTTTGTCTTACCAAAAAAAGGATACTTATGGTATAGACCCGTGCATCTAAACAATATGCTATTGGTAGGTGTTTTGAAAGTGAAGGCCCTGACTTCAGCCATCTCGTCTTACTGTGGAGAGGGACACCGTCCTGCATTAGGATCATGTTCCCACGTGCACGGGGTAAGGCATGCAGGAGGAAGCGAGGGCAGGCGGAAGAAACAGGCAGCTGCCTCCAAGCTCCCCACCTGCCTTGTCCTTGAAGGAACAGATTATTACCTGCCATCCTGAAGACAACAGCCTGATGGTCATCACCCCGTGGGGTATCTTCCAACTCTGCCCAGTCGGTCTCTAGGGCACCCCCTTATTTGGTTTAGGGGGCGGGGTCAGCATCCTGCGGGGAGTTAGGCTCAAACCAGGAAAGACTTTCTGAGTCCCGAATCTTCCGTCTATCCCCAAATCTTCTTTGCGCCATTCTGATGACATTTACAAGCATGCTATTTTGCTTCAGGTCCTGCTCTGGGGCTGCATCCAGAGTTGAAGGAGACCCAAGCCCTTTGGTGAAGCACCCACAGAAATCACGGTGACAAACTGTCCCTTCAGCTCTGCAAGTCCTCcgttcaccaccaccaccaccccacccccccaccccctgccccgtcAGTCACATGTTCAGACCCAGCTCAGGCAGCCCTGCCACTCCTGGGCTGAGGCACCCACCCCCATGTAGGCCCTGCTTCCCTCTTGCTGCAACCTCAGCAAAGCCACCGGGTCTGCCTTTGCTCAACATTCTTCCATGGCTCCCTGTCCTCTCTCAGCTGGTCATTTCTTTGTCTGCATCTATGTTCCTCCatgattctctccctttcttttccctggtctTGTATTCGACCCAGAGACCCTTTCCCAGTCAAGCCAGATGCCTGACTATCCCTCAACCTTATGCTGCATTTCCACACCTCCCCTGCTTTTGCCCAAGATGTCCCTCCACCTCAAATGCCCTTCCTCCCCATGCCTTGTCCTAAAGCTCTTGAAAAACTGACCCAGCCTGCTTGGCCTGGCACATACCTACTCCTCCAAAGGCAGAATCAGTCCTTCCTTTCTGGCACTCTCTGTCGCAGCCCTGATGGCAACCGGACCCGTACCAGAGTCATTAAAGTCTCATCCATTCCTCCTTGTTAAACTAGAGGTCCCCTGAGAGCAGGGACAGCATTTATGTCGTCTTTCCAGTCCCTAGTCCCCAGCAAAGGATCTATTACACAGCAGGTGCAAAGCCAGGACACCCGGGCTCAAACTCCAGCTCGGCCACCTACCACCTATAtgaacctccctgtgcctctgtttcctcatctgtaaaatggggagaaccCGGCCCATCTGGTCCCTGAAGGGAGTCAATGAATTAACCCACATAAAGGGCTTAAGAGGTGTAGGCAGGACCCTGGCAAGTAGTCAATGCTTGGCAAACATTAGCTGGAAGTGGTAATGATTTATCGAGTTGAAATGAGACCCTGCCCTCGCTTTAGAGAATCTTCATATGAAGGGGGAGATATGTTCTGTTGATCTTCaggagactttcttttttttttttttaagattttatttatttattcatgagagacagagagagagagaagcagagggagaagcacgctcccaaggagcagggagcccgatgcgggactcgatcccaggaccctgggatcatgacctgagccgaaggcagacgcttaaccatctgagccacccaggcgcccaggagacTTTCTTAAAtgaggagaccccccccccatgccTCCCCAGCTTCCATCAAGGGAGGGGAGCCAGTCACCAGAAGCCATCAAAGccatctcctttctttcttagCATCAAAGGAACCATGAAtatcttcctcctccaggaagccttcccagattgGATTCCTTTGAGGaacttctttcttctgcctttctcTGATGTGAAGGCCCAAGACCACTGccatcccctccaccctgctttcCATCTTACActtgaggaaacaggcacagggaGGAGGCTTAAGAAGAAGGAGGTCAGGAGGGAATGGGAACTCTGGAAGGGCAGAGGGTTGTGGAGGGGGAGGGCTCCTAAGGGTggagaagggtgtgtgtgtgctcgCATGGGAGAGGGTGGCGGGCtgctcagggaggggcagagagcccagggaggggaaggggtgctCTTGAGAGCCCTGCGAAATCACGGAGAGGGAGGGGGCTTAGAGGCCCAGTGGGCTCCGGATGGGGCCCGGGATGGAGCTGGCGCCAGGGCGATGAATGGGGTTCAGTGAGTCGGTTGGGAGCTCAGACGGAGAGGGAACCCGGGCACCAGACGTTCCCAGAGAGGCTGGGGCTCAGGGAGCTAGCTGGCCGCAgcaccccagcctctgcccctgcccacctgggCCAGGGCCCCATTCCTGTGGCTCCTCCCTTCTCAAACCCAGCCCGCGGTTTGGGAGCCGGGCACCGAGCCCCCTGGGAGAGGGGGGTTAAATGTGAGCCGGCACGAGCCGGTCCCCGACGGGGATTGGCAGGCGCCGGGGGC
Proteins encoded in this region:
- the VPS37D gene encoding vacuolar protein sorting-associated protein 37D, encoding MYRARAARAGPEPGSPGRFGILSTGQLRDLLQDEPKLDRIVRLSRKFQGLQLEREACLASNYALAKENLALRPRLEMGRAALAIKYQELREVAESCADKLQRLEESMHRWSPHCALGWLQAELEEAEQEAEEQMEQLLLGEQSLEAFLPAFQRGRALAHLRRTQAEKLQELLRRRERSAQPAPTAAAEPPKPFPAAAVLPTGATRGPPAVPRSLPPLDSRPVPPLKGSPGCPLGPAPLLSPRPSQPEPPHR